In Coleofasciculus chthonoplastes PCC 7420, the sequence TAACTTGACAGTTCCGCCATTTCCTGATAGTGAACTGGTATTGATTTCTTGGGTAATAATGCGATCGCGTGCTGTAACGGTAACGTCTCCACCCCCAGTTTCTCCCGTCGCGATTAAGTCGCCGCTTTCCACTGCACCTGTTTGACTTTCCAGGCTAATATCACCGCCAACACTCGTGGTACTTGAAGTGTCGAGGGTTCCCGCCAATAGGTTATTCTCCGCCATCAGGGAAATATTACCGCCTGCGCCAGTGGTAGAAGAGGAATCCAGAGAGGCTGCGATCGCGTCGATGGTATTTCCGGTTATAGTAATCGTACCGCCATCTGTATCGATAGGAGATTGGAGTGCGATCGCGCCTCTTCCCGTTAGGCTGAAATTCCCGCCTGTGGTGGAGATGGGGTTATTTACGCTGAAACCATCGGCGAAGGTGAGAGAAAGATTTCCTCCCTCGGTGTTGAGACTCTCATCTGAGGAGAAAACAAGATTACTCAGGGGATTAGTATTTCCCGCGATAATATCCGCACCACCGATAGAAAGGATTTCGGGGAGGGTAATTTCTCCGGGAGTATTCAGGGTTAGACTATCGCCACCTTTGTCAGTTGAACCGAATCGTATCGCCTCACTAATTGTGATCTGATTTCCCGCCGAGAGGTCAATTTTACCGCCACTCCCATTCGTGGAACTCGAATCAATTTCACTGGCGTTAATCTCGTCAGCCGCGTCAAGAACTATAGCGCCACTCGCGCCATTTTCTGAGGATGAGTTAAGGGTTCCGGCGCTAGTATCAATACTGCCCTTACTACTGGTAATTGTAATATTCCCCCCAAACCCTTCGCTAAAGCGTACACCTGCAAAGATATCTGCTTCGGCGATAATATCTCCACCTGCTTTAAAGGTAATATTTCCGCCACTCCCTGTACCTGTATCGGTGGCGCTTAAACCTGCTTTGACGGTGTTTATAGTAATGCTACCTGCTGAAGCCTCAAGAGTAATATTACCGCTTTGACCATCCACAGAAGATGCATCTAGAAAACCTCCAGTAGCATTAATACTACCGCTATTGCTGATCAGATTAATATCTCCACCACCTAATTCGCCAAATGAGTTGATATTACCTGTGATAATATCGTCACTCGCTTCCAGACTGACTGCACCACTTTGGCTACCAGAAGCTGTTGATAGAGTACCAGCGCTAGTGTTTATCACACCGGCGCTGGTAGTGATGGTAATGTTACCACTACCCTCAGCGCCAGGGGATTCTATTGTGGCGGTTATGATATCGTTTTCAGCCTCAAGGGTGATTGAACCACTATCACCATTATCTGAGGATGTAAATAAAGTGCCAGCGCTGGTATCGATACTTCCATCGCGGCTAGTTAAATTAATCTCACCACCTCCCAATATACCGGAAGAATTAATATCCCCCATCAAGATATCGCCATCAACATTGAGGGTAATAGAACCTCCTGTACCATTACCGGGACTACACTGCTCATCTGGGCTAGAACAGGAAAGTATTCCACCTATAGTATTGAGAATGGGATCTTTTTTACTATTATCAACTGTACCGTCAACCGTAAGATTGATATCACCACCATTGACAGAACCAAATGTTGATATATCATCAAATGTTAAGTTACCACCAGCCTTAACAGTGATATTGCCACCATTACCACCGTTGGAATTTGCTAAGATATCAATTACTTCAATATTTCTATCTGCTTCCAGAGTAATATCACCACCGTTACCATTAGTAGCGCTGGAGTTAGCGGAATTCACATGAGCAGCAATATTAATAGAGCCAGTTTCACTGATTATAGTAATCGAACCACCGTCAACTCCAGTATTGGCATTTTCTCCAATTCCTGTCGAAATCTCTCGAACAGAAATGTTACCTTTGGCACTGATAGTAACATTTCCAGGATTATTAGTACCATTAGTAGCATTGATCAAGGCTTCACCAGCATTAATTGATCCCTCCTCACTGATAAATGTAACGTTACCACTATTGCCCCTAGATTCTACTCCTGGTATTCCTCCAGAAAAAGTCTCTACGCAAAATGCTGTGTTTGTACAATTAATTGAAATATCGCCTGTAGCCGTGAAAGTAATATCACTACCATTTTGGGGAGACCAAGACCTGAGAACGTCTCCTGTTAAAGTAATGCTACCACCTGCGGTTAGGCTAATTTCACCACCATCACCATTCATGTTGCCTGCTATAGTAGAAATCCCACCTGTGGAAATGTTACCTCCAGCCTCTAAATTTACGAAACCCCCATCACCAACCAAGTTGTCTGTTGTCAGCCTTCCTGTCTGAATGTTGCCTGTAGCATTTAAAATGACTGTAACACCATTCCTATCTTGCTCTGAATTATTAACATCACCTATCTGAATGCTTCCTGGAGGTAGGAATGATGGATTTCCAGGTGGGTCAAAAGTTGTTCCTTCTGCTGATGTTGGTACATTGGGAGCATAAAGTAAGGTATCTAATCCAGCTCTTAAAATAAGCGCTGGACTATTTCGTAAAATTTCAACATCTGGATCATTAGGATTTGGAGCTAACCCGATATCTGGATTATTGATTATTATCTCACCCCCAATGATACTTCCAGTTGCTTCTATCTTAATAGAAGCTCCGGTGTAATCCCCGAATTCCACATCTCCATTAGCACTAATAATTGGGTCATTGATACTTCTAAACGTTCCAGGTTCTCCAGCTAAATTGAGAAGTGAAAAATCACCCCCACTAGCAAAGTGAGCATCGCCAGAAATAATTCCATCACTGACTAAACTCAGATTTCCCCCACTCACAAACGGGGTTTCTGGATGATTCAGCGCCAGAATATCAATTCCATTATTCCCCTGAATATAAAGATTCCCCCCCGCTTGAGCTAAAAAAGGACTGGTTGGGTTATCCCTTACAAATACTGTATCCTGCGCCAATAGATTTAAATCCCCGGTTGTTACCAAAGAAGGTGCAACGCCTTCCCCAACCGGAACTAAGGTTATATCCCCTTCAGCCGATAACGTTGCTGTGTATCCTGTTACCTGATTAACAACAATATCTCCAGCTTCAGCTTCCACATCCGCCGCCGCGACTCCCGTCGCTTCAACCACACCGCCATTCGTCAACAATTCCGGTAACATTAACGGTTCAATCGCCAACAAATTCCCCTGATTATCTGTCGGTAATTCAACCTCCAAACTCAGAAGCTGTCCCTCTTGAGTCAACCGTACCCGACTCGTTCCCGGTACTGTCATCACTGAAATATTACCGTCTGGTGCTGTCAAACTCCCCGTACTCAGCACCCCACCACCAATCAGCGCAAGATTCTGTCCTTCGGATACCTCTAAATCACCCGCATTAATAATCGCTCCGGGCTGCACTGTCTCAAACTTAAATCCATTCGGATTGCCGACTAAATTGCTGTAACTATTGCTACTAAATGCCTCAAACCATCCCCCCTGAAAACCAATCCCCGTCGCCGTGGTTGCGGTAAAATCACCTGTAACATTCAGCCGAGCATTTTCACCAAAAATAATCCCCGCCGGATTCATTAAAAATAGGTTAGATTGTCCCCCTGTTACCTGAATCAACCCATTAATCAGCGACGGTTCACCATTCATCACCCGCCCCAGGATATTTTGAATCTCTGGATTCGACAAAAAGTTAGCAATTTGGTTTGTATCGAGTCCAAACTGCTCAAAACTATGAAACAGATTCACCCCATCCCCGGAAACTGTACCCCCTTGGATATCGTAGCGGTTTCCCTCAGAAGTAACCGTGGTTCCTGTACCATCGGCGGCGGGAGTAATGGGTTGGGAGTAAGCAGGGGATTGAGCAAACGTAACGGTTAATACCAATCCTGCCAACAGCCGCCCCTGTCCTTGAGTGAAAATATTCATGGGGCATAGCAGATGTATATCTAAGAGTATTTAACCATAAATACTTAGTGGCTGTAAATAGACTGCGCCTTTTCACCGTAGGTTGGGTTGAGCGAAGTCGAAACCCAACAGTCTAACCCGTTAGTGGTCTTACTTTTAAAACCTCTCTCCCACGCCAGCCCTCACCCCCAGCCCCTCTCCCAAGCTTGGGAGAGGGGAGCAAGAGAGGAGCAAGAGCATCCGATCCCCCTTCTCCCGTGCAACAAAAGCGAAGCATCTGCTGTCCTCCCCCCTCTTGTAGGGGGGAACGAGGGGGGTGGAGAAGGGGTTAGGGGATGAGGGGGAAATGTTGAGGAGTAGATAGACACAGTTTAAAACATTGCCAGCATTGGTTTTCTCGCCTGTAGTTGACACGGATGAAGCCTTGCGCCCCAAAGCTTGAACATCTGTTGTGTTCATTTGTCTATTGGACAAACCTCAAAAGCTAACTCATGGCGATAAAAACACACATTAAATTCCGCCAAAAAGTTTGTATGTCCCAGGATTACAGGCGCATCTCTTGATTGAGTCCAAGCAAATGCCAATAAGACAGGCGAAAACGGAACATGAACGGGAATCGTTGACCATTAAGCATTAGTTTCTCTCCGCGCCGCCACCAAAAGATCCGACAAGGCTTGAACACTTGCTTGATCTGCTTGAGGAGACCAGACAACGGCTTCTGTTGATGCCAATTGATTCAACAGTGCATTAGCTGAATCACTATTGCCCGCAGGTTCTAGGCTGCATCCTTCCTCTTTAGCAACGGCAAGAAGCAGAAAGTGGATAAGTCGAAGTTTATCTTGATGAGAGAGTTGACTAACAGTGGGTAAAAGTTCGCTGAGAGACATATTGCTTGTCTGAGAGGTTCAATACAGTTCTAGTCTAGTTGAAAGTAACCAAATAGCGATATTGACATATCTTAGATTCAATGGTGGTGAAATAAGCATTTTGGGATCACCGAAATCTTTGATATACCGTAGGGTGGGCATTGCCCACCCATCTTAAGCTGGGTTCGTAGTAGGCACTTTAGTGCCAGAAGTGAAGACAGCACTTACTACAAACTCTAAAGTCAGTGCCATTTGTCTTCAGCTATCATGCATTTAAATTGGGAATGGGTAGCGAGCAAGATGCTCACACTACAAAGATGAGAGCCATTTTTGACATTTTGGTGTAAACCAACTGTTTAATTGTCTCTGAATCAAGAGAGTCGTAAATCCGGCTATTGTTAAGCCACTGAAAGTTCATAGTGCAGTATTAAAACCTCGTCTCGTTTCAATGTAGCCATTGCATATTCCCGCCCCTGTAAATCAGCAAACTCAACTAAATAGTGAGGTTCTTCCTGCTCATCATAAATATTGACAACTGTACCCACCTGTCCGACTGGCA encodes:
- a CDS encoding CHAT domain-containing protein translates to MNIFTQGQGRLLAGLVLTVTFAQSPAYSQPITPAADGTGTTVTSEGNRYDIQGGTVSGDGVNLFHSFEQFGLDTNQIANFLSNPEIQNILGRVMNGEPSLINGLIQVTGGQSNLFLMNPAGIIFGENARLNVTGDFTATTATGIGFQGGWFEAFSSNSYSNLVGNPNGFKFETVQPGAIINAGDLEVSEGQNLALIGGGVLSTGSLTAPDGNISVMTVPGTSRVRLTQEGQLLSLEVELPTDNQGNLLAIEPLMLPELLTNGGVVEATGVAAADVEAEAGDIVVNQVTGYTATLSAEGDITLVPVGEGVAPSLVTTGDLNLLAQDTVFVRDNPTSPFLAQAGGNLYIQGNNGIDILALNHPETPFVSGGNLSLVSDGIISGDAHFASGGDFSLLNLAGEPGTFRSINDPIISANGDVEFGDYTGASIKIEATGSIIGGEIIINNPDIGLAPNPNDPDVEILRNSPALILRAGLDTLLYAPNVPTSAEGTTFDPPGNPSFLPPGSIQIGDVNNSEQDRNGVTVILNATGNIQTGRLTTDNLVGDGGFVNLEAGGNISTGGISTIAGNMNGDGGEISLTAGGSITLTGDVLRSWSPQNGSDITFTATGDISINCTNTAFCVETFSGGIPGVESRGNSGNVTFISEEGSINAGEALINATNGTNNPGNVTISAKGNISVREISTGIGENANTGVDGGSITIISETGSINIAAHVNSANSSATNGNGGDITLEADRNIEVIDILANSNGGNGGNITVKAGGNLTFDDISTFGSVNGGDINLTVDGTVDNSKKDPILNTIGGILSCSSPDEQCSPGNGTGGSITLNVDGDILMGDINSSGILGGGEINLTSRDGSIDTSAGTLFTSSDNGDSGSITLEAENDIITATIESPGAEGSGNITITTSAGVINTSAGTLSTASGSQSGAVSLEASDDIITGNINSFGELGGGDINLISNSGSINATGGFLDASSVDGQSGNITLEASAGSITINTVKAGLSATDTGTGSGGNITFKAGGDIIAEADIFAGVRFSEGFGGNITITSSKGSIDTSAGTLNSSSENGASGAIVLDAADEINASEIDSSSTNGSGGKIDLSAGNQITISEAIRFGSTDKGGDSLTLNTPGEITLPEILSIGGADIIAGNTNPLSNLVFSSDESLNTEGGNLSLTFADGFSVNNPISTTGGNFSLTGRGAIALQSPIDTDGGTITITGNTIDAIAASLDSSSTTGAGGNISLMAENNLLAGTLDTSSTTSVGGDISLESQTGAVESGDLIATGETGGGDVTVTARDRIITQEINTSSLSGNGGTVKLDPENGIQVTLINAQGGTEGTGGTVDITTEQFFQATGTFSDQNNIIASISTAGGAGEGTITIRHDGGARGISFDVGDATINGTAGALTTSANNSILPFQSFPGPYSQGAISIITTPQPLPTQPEPQFGIQLAPPQADPPESLTVTLNRRGFPLEELFTREFEQYLGIFNPSISNLSQIRITLSKIESATGQKPALVYTVFYPTRITPNSGSLTNPIPQDNDLLQLVVVTPTGEPIFMPIPGATRATVLAEAQKLRRAITNPITRSTNRYLAPAQQLYQWIIAPIEDQLQTQGIQNLSFIMDGGLRSIPLLALYDGEQFLIEKYSAGLMPSISLTDTRYRDINDFQVLAMGASEFTDANPLKAVPVELAAITQELWQGESFLNQEFTLENLKTQRQLQPFGIIHLATHGEFKSGRPENSYIQLWDTKLRLDQLRELKLYEPTVELLVLSACRTAVGDEEAELGFAGLAVQAGVKSALGSLWYVSDEATLGLMTEFYRQLETAPIKSEALRQAQLAMIRGEVRLENGQLLGSGESIALPPELAEIGDKDLSHPYFWSAFTMIGSPW
- a CDS encoding DUF4926 domain-containing protein encodes the protein MKNLNLLDTIATLKPIPLKRLHLVESDYVMLENLPVGQVGTVVNIYDEQEEPHYLVEFADLQGREYAMATLKRDEVLILHYELSVA